Proteins encoded within one genomic window of Geotalea daltonii FRC-32:
- the ruvC gene encoding crossover junction endodeoxyribonuclease RuvC: protein MKILGIDPGSRITGYGIVTKEGNRLIHVDNGAIFTDSAKDFPSRLKRIYGSLSEIIETYRPDAVAVENIFFSNNVQSALKLGQARGAAIVAGVNAGLDVFEYTALQVKQAVVGNGKAAKQQVQQMIKVLLNLPEIAQEDASDALAVAICHAHSVTIKRLTSASVQEIKSKRYK, encoded by the coding sequence ATGAAAATACTCGGCATTGACCCAGGTTCACGCATCACCGGCTACGGCATCGTCACCAAAGAAGGAAACCGTCTTATTCATGTGGACAACGGCGCCATCTTTACCGACAGCGCAAAGGATTTCCCATCCCGTCTCAAACGCATCTACGGCAGCCTGAGCGAAATCATCGAAACCTACCGCCCTGACGCTGTGGCCGTGGAAAATATCTTCTTCTCCAACAATGTCCAGAGTGCCCTGAAACTGGGGCAGGCCAGGGGCGCGGCCATCGTTGCCGGCGTCAATGCCGGACTCGATGTCTTCGAATACACGGCCCTGCAGGTCAAGCAGGCAGTGGTAGGCAACGGCAAGGCCGCCAAACAGCAGGTGCAGCAGATGATCAAGGTATTGCTCAATCTGCCGGAGATCGCCCAGGAAGATGCTTCCGACGCCCTTGCCGTGGCCATCTGCCATGCCCATTCAGTTACAATCAAACGCCTCACCAGTGCATCTGTCCAAGAGATTAAGTCCAAGAGGTACAAATGA
- a CDS encoding archease — MPYHYLENIATADTAFEASGTTLEEVFTAAADALLNTMTEDVAGIGPEESLEFELENAALDLLLFDVLNELVFLKDAKRLLLRIQSLYFSQEAGMHRAKVIARGERIDPAKHRLLTDVKAVTLHRFSLKNDEHGWKACVVLDV; from the coding sequence ATGCCTTACCATTATCTGGAAAATATAGCTACCGCCGACACCGCTTTCGAAGCATCGGGGACCACACTGGAAGAGGTATTCACTGCCGCCGCCGATGCCTTGCTCAATACCATGACCGAAGATGTGGCCGGCATTGGACCAGAGGAGAGTCTAGAGTTTGAACTGGAAAATGCCGCACTTGACCTGCTGCTCTTCGACGTGCTGAATGAACTGGTATTTCTCAAGGATGCGAAGCGCCTGCTGCTCCGCATCCAGTCCCTATACTTCAGCCAGGAGGCCGGGATGCACAGGGCAAAGGTTATCGCCCGGGGCGAGCGGATCGACCCGGCAAAACATCGCCTGCTTACAGACGTCAAGGCGGTGACCCTGCATCGTTTTTCACTTAAAAATGACGAGCATGGCTGGAAAGCCTGTGTCGTTCTCGACGTTTGA
- the ubiB gene encoding 2-polyprenylphenol 6-hydroxylase has translation MLNLIQLSRNIRSIRRYRQIVKVLVKYGLEHLLEYFNLSQLAAMSRKVLRRKASTIAQYSPAERMRLAFEELGPTFIKLGQLLSTRPDVIPRSFVDEFSKLQDNVPSFPFEEAKTQITLELGKPVEEVFIQIDPVPVAAASIAQVHRARLRTGEDVVVKIRRPGIEALVETDIDVLMGIAQLMERHMPAAEIYDPVGLVKEFARTIRREMDFSREGHTIEKIRDNFSGDRTMHFPAVFWQHTGKTILTLEYINGIKVTDHLALERAGLDRKLIARRGADAFLKMVLDHGFFHGDPHPGNVLILPDNIICLLDYGIVGRLDNQLKRYLTDIIFTILNRDVDELIALLAYSGEIGENLNRRALKRDLSEFIDSYYEIPLQEIEVGRMLVEFIDIVTTFHIKLQPDLMLLAKSLVIIEGMGRELDPEFDMIEHLRPFMEKAIKEKITPGSFAKDLSTMFMSYLNLARNLPRDLREILHRLNHNKFKIDLEHRGLDHFSKDLDKSINRLSFSLIIAALIIGSSIVMQTNKGPLIFEFPAFAFLGYTIAGLIGFWWVIAIIRSGRL, from the coding sequence ATGCTGAACCTTATCCAGCTAAGCCGCAATATCCGCAGCATCCGACGTTACCGGCAGATTGTGAAAGTACTGGTCAAGTATGGACTGGAACATCTGCTGGAATATTTCAATCTTTCCCAACTGGCTGCCATGAGCCGCAAGGTGCTGCGGCGCAAGGCCTCGACCATTGCCCAATATTCACCGGCAGAGCGAATGAGGCTCGCCTTCGAGGAACTGGGCCCGACCTTCATCAAGCTTGGCCAGCTTCTTTCCACCCGCCCGGACGTCATTCCTCGCAGCTTCGTGGATGAATTCTCCAAACTGCAGGATAATGTCCCGTCCTTTCCTTTTGAAGAAGCTAAGACGCAGATCACGCTGGAACTGGGCAAGCCGGTGGAGGAAGTGTTCATCCAGATTGATCCGGTTCCTGTTGCTGCGGCCTCCATCGCCCAGGTCCACCGGGCCCGGCTGCGAACGGGCGAAGATGTGGTGGTCAAGATACGCCGTCCCGGAATAGAGGCCCTCGTCGAAACGGATATCGATGTCCTGATGGGCATTGCCCAACTCATGGAACGCCACATGCCGGCAGCCGAAATCTACGATCCCGTAGGTCTGGTCAAGGAATTTGCCCGCACCATCCGCCGGGAAATGGACTTTTCACGGGAGGGGCACACCATTGAAAAGATACGCGATAACTTCAGTGGTGACCGCACCATGCATTTCCCCGCCGTTTTCTGGCAACATACCGGCAAAACCATCCTCACCCTGGAGTACATCAACGGGATCAAGGTTACGGATCACCTGGCCCTGGAACGGGCCGGACTTGACAGGAAACTGATTGCCAGACGGGGTGCCGATGCCTTCCTCAAGATGGTCCTGGACCATGGCTTTTTCCATGGCGATCCACACCCGGGTAACGTGCTGATTCTGCCGGACAATATCATCTGTCTGTTGGACTACGGCATAGTCGGGCGCCTGGACAACCAGCTCAAAAGATACCTGACTGACATCATTTTCACCATTCTCAACCGGGATGTGGATGAACTGATTGCCCTCCTCGCTTACTCCGGAGAGATAGGCGAAAATCTCAACCGGCGGGCACTGAAAAGGGACCTGTCGGAATTCATCGACAGCTACTATGAAATACCCCTGCAGGAAATTGAAGTCGGGCGGATGCTGGTGGAGTTTATAGATATAGTCACCACATTCCACATTAAACTGCAACCTGACCTGATGCTCCTTGCAAAGTCGCTGGTGATAATAGAAGGGATGGGACGGGAACTTGATCCAGAGTTTGACATGATTGAACACCTGCGGCCATTCATGGAAAAGGCCATCAAAGAAAAAATCACCCCTGGCAGCTTTGCCAAGGACCTGAGCACCATGTTCATGTCCTATCTGAACCTGGCCAGGAATCTGCCGCGTGATCTACGGGAAATACTCCACCGTCTCAACCACAACAAATTCAAGATCGACCTCGAACACCGCGGGTTGGATCATTTCAGCAAGGATCTGGATAAATCCATCAACCGCCTCTCCTTCAGCCTCATTATTGCCGCTCTGATCATCGGTTCATCCATAGTGATGCAGACCAATAAGGGGCCACTCATCTTCGAATTTCCCGCCTTCGCCTTTCTCGGTTATACCATTGCAGGGCTTATCGGCTTCTGGTGGGTAATTGCCATCATCCGTTCAGGACGACTATAG
- a CDS encoding DUF2905 domain-containing protein, with protein MSGIGKALIYLGLIIAAIGVAVSLAGKIPWLGRLPGDIHIKRENFSFYFPLATSILISLLLSLILWLFRR; from the coding sequence ATGAGCGGAATCGGCAAAGCTCTCATCTACCTTGGCCTGATCATTGCCGCCATCGGAGTGGCCGTTTCCCTTGCCGGAAAAATTCCGTGGCTGGGGCGATTGCCTGGTGACATCCACATCAAGCGGGAAAACTTCAGTTTTTATTTTCCCCTTGCCACCAGTATTCTGATATCTCTTCTGCTTTCACTGATATTGTGGCTTTTCAGGAGGTAA
- a CDS encoding YebC/PmpR family DNA-binding transcriptional regulator — MSGHNKWSTIKHKKGAADAKRGKIFTKLIKEITVAAKLGGGDPDGNPRLRTAIDKAKGENMPKDNIERAIKKGTGGMDGVVYEETTYEGYGPGGAAVLVEVMTDNRNRTVSDVRSIFTKCNGNMGEAGCVSWMFDKKGLIVFPKSVDFDKLFEAAIEAGAEDVSDEDEQIEVTTDPSNFMEVRDALEKAGFKPDSAEVTMIPQTMVKLEGKQAENMLKLMDRMEDNDDVQNVYSNFDISEEEMDKMM; from the coding sequence ATGTCAGGACATAATAAGTGGAGTACCATCAAACACAAAAAAGGCGCTGCCGATGCCAAGCGCGGCAAGATATTCACCAAATTGATCAAGGAGATTACCGTCGCCGCAAAGCTGGGTGGTGGCGATCCTGACGGCAATCCGCGACTCCGCACCGCCATCGACAAAGCCAAGGGTGAAAACATGCCCAAGGATAACATAGAACGCGCCATCAAAAAGGGAACCGGCGGCATGGACGGTGTCGTCTACGAAGAAACCACCTACGAGGGATACGGCCCCGGCGGAGCTGCCGTTCTGGTTGAGGTGATGACCGACAACCGCAACCGTACCGTTTCCGACGTGCGCAGCATCTTCACCAAATGCAACGGCAACATGGGTGAAGCCGGTTGTGTATCCTGGATGTTCGATAAGAAAGGGCTGATCGTTTTCCCCAAAAGCGTCGATTTCGACAAGCTGTTTGAAGCAGCCATCGAAGCAGGCGCAGAAGACGTAAGCGACGAAGACGAGCAGATCGAGGTAACAACAGATCCGTCCAATTTCATGGAAGTAAGGGATGCCTTGGAAAAGGCCGGATTCAAGCCGGACTCCGCCGAAGTGACCATGATTCCACAGACCATGGTCAAGCTGGAAGGAAAACAGGCGGAAAACATGCTGAAACTCATGGATCGGATGGAGGACAATGATGACGTCCAGAACGTTTATTCCAATTTCGACATCTCTGAAGAAGAAATGGATAAAATGATGTAG
- a CDS encoding RtcB family protein: protein MALPSSLKKISDTLWELPVSYKPGMLVPARIVATEKLVREMDAGVFDQVTNVACLPGIINYAYCMPDGHWGYGFPIGGVAAMDPQHGVISPGGIGFDINCGMRLVLTNLTLEEVKPHIHRLVDALFYRVPSGVGCTGFVKCSQTEFRDILEQGSRWCLKNGYAWPLDLEMTEEEGCFPGADASKVSHKAIERGYDQVGTLGSGNHYCEIQVAKPENIIDESLARAFGLTMPNQIAIMFHCGSRGFGHQVATDYLQLFLSVMERKYGLKKLDRELSCAPFQSPEGQDYFAAMKCAVNMAFANRQVILHRIREVFSSIFHKSPEDLGMNMVYDVAHNTAKIEKHVINGKKRDVLIHRKGSTRAFGPGMEGLPDCYRETGQPVIIGGSMETGSYLLAGMESGAETFFSTAHGSGRTMSRHQAKKLGKGQKLQRDMEERGIYVRTDSWGGLAEEAGAAYKDIDEVVEATELAGLSKRVARLLPIGNIKG from the coding sequence ATGGCCCTTCCCTCTTCCCTGAAAAAGATATCGGACACCCTTTGGGAGCTGCCGGTTTCTTACAAGCCGGGAATGCTTGTTCCGGCGCGTATCGTTGCCACCGAGAAGCTTGTCCGGGAGATGGACGCAGGCGTCTTCGACCAGGTAACAAATGTGGCATGCCTGCCGGGCATCATCAACTACGCCTACTGCATGCCTGACGGACACTGGGGTTACGGTTTCCCTATCGGCGGCGTAGCGGCCATGGATCCGCAGCACGGCGTCATCTCGCCGGGAGGGATCGGCTTCGACATCAACTGCGGCATGCGGCTGGTGCTTACCAACCTGACGCTGGAGGAGGTCAAGCCGCACATTCACCGGCTGGTGGATGCCCTTTTCTATCGGGTTCCCAGCGGGGTCGGCTGTACCGGTTTCGTAAAATGCTCCCAAACTGAGTTCCGCGATATTCTGGAACAGGGTTCACGCTGGTGTCTGAAAAACGGCTACGCCTGGCCTCTAGACCTGGAAATGACCGAGGAGGAAGGCTGCTTTCCGGGTGCGGATGCATCTAAGGTCAGCCACAAGGCAATCGAAAGGGGCTACGATCAGGTTGGAACCCTCGGATCGGGCAACCATTACTGCGAAATCCAGGTGGCAAAGCCGGAAAATATAATTGATGAAAGCCTGGCCCGCGCCTTCGGCCTGACCATGCCCAACCAGATCGCCATCATGTTCCACTGCGGCAGCCGCGGCTTCGGCCACCAGGTTGCCACCGATTACCTGCAGCTGTTCCTCAGCGTCATGGAGAGAAAATACGGGCTGAAGAAGCTGGACCGTGAACTTTCATGCGCGCCGTTCCAGTCACCTGAAGGGCAGGATTATTTTGCCGCCATGAAATGTGCGGTAAACATGGCCTTTGCCAACCGCCAAGTGATCCTGCACCGAATCCGGGAGGTCTTTTCGTCCATCTTCCACAAGAGCCCGGAAGACCTGGGGATGAACATGGTCTACGACGTGGCCCACAATACCGCAAAGATCGAAAAACATGTCATAAACGGCAAGAAAAGGGATGTTCTCATCCATCGCAAAGGCTCTACCCGTGCCTTCGGTCCCGGCATGGAGGGGCTTCCCGACTGCTACCGGGAAACCGGGCAGCCGGTAATCATAGGCGGCAGCATGGAAACGGGGTCGTACCTTCTTGCCGGCATGGAGAGCGGTGCCGAAACTTTCTTTTCCACCGCCCACGGTAGCGGCCGCACCATGAGCCGCCATCAGGCCAAAAAACTTGGCAAGGGGCAGAAGCTGCAGCGGGATATGGAAGAGCGGGGCATTTACGTCAGGACCGATTCCTGGGGTGGACTGGCCGAGGAGGCAGGAGCTGCCTACAAAGACATCGATGAAGTGGTTGAAGCCACCGAACTGGCCGGATTGAGCAAGCGCGTAGCGCGGCTGCTTCCTATCGGAAATATAAAGGGTTAA
- a CDS encoding DnaA/Hda family protein: MQLIFDFPVNSKYGFDNFVVCAGNKTAYHFARQLAEGDGTENLLYLYGAKGSGKTHLLTAIANSIGSQSGLAALPSISFKDIDKIYDGHYPAEELSKLAEQFKSSPALLIDDIHLIPDNDSIRVELWQLFNDFYTAGKKIAISGLYPPKELPNLDGHLTSRLLWGLVSKLDISGDDSLRMILQKLAEDRQIVVPEEVIAYLLVHLHRDIPTLLDALQLIHHHALMTKKKISLRQAKEALSR; encoded by the coding sequence ATGCAGCTTATCTTCGATTTTCCGGTTAATTCCAAATACGGCTTCGACAATTTCGTTGTCTGCGCCGGCAACAAAACCGCCTACCATTTTGCCAGACAGCTGGCAGAAGGGGACGGCACTGAAAATCTCCTCTATCTCTACGGCGCAAAGGGATCCGGCAAAACCCATCTCCTCACCGCCATCGCCAACAGCATCGGCAGCCAGTCGGGCCTTGCCGCCCTGCCCTCCATCTCGTTCAAGGACATCGACAAGATCTATGACGGCCATTATCCTGCCGAAGAACTGTCAAAGCTGGCCGAGCAGTTCAAAAGCTCTCCGGCGCTCCTCATCGATGACATCCATCTCATACCGGACAACGACAGCATCCGTGTGGAACTCTGGCAGCTGTTCAACGACTTTTACACCGCAGGCAAAAAAATCGCCATCAGCGGACTTTATCCACCTAAGGAACTTCCCAACCTTGACGGACACCTGACCTCCCGCCTGTTGTGGGGCTTGGTCTCCAAGCTGGATATTTCCGGTGACGATTCCCTGCGCATGATCCTGCAGAAGCTGGCTGAAGACCGACAGATTGTCGTGCCGGAGGAAGTGATTGCCTACCTCCTTGTCCATCTGCATCGGGATATTCCCACCCTGCTCGATGCTCTCCAGCTAATCCACCACCACGCCCTCATGACCAAGAAGAAGATCAGCCTGCGGCAGGCAAAAGAAGCATTGAGCCGCTAG
- a CDS encoding YbjQ family protein yields MSQQRFEEMSSKGGDGQGRRLGDASRQWRVAQRYLACALLLVLFISGCAIFKSEMDLPPLLAQDEVVRPFTKLAVVQVSRQRFGTSYDLKTEDYGWAYEALREEAAKIGADAVIFSEVKLEASSYLLFPMATVDARGTAIRFR; encoded by the coding sequence ATGTCGCAACAACGATTCGAAGAAATGAGCAGCAAGGGTGGAGACGGCCAGGGTAGACGTCTGGGTGACGCTTCAAGGCAATGGCGGGTCGCACAGCGTTACCTTGCCTGTGCCTTGTTGCTGGTGCTTTTTATCAGTGGCTGTGCCATATTCAAGTCTGAAATGGATCTTCCTCCACTTTTGGCACAGGATGAGGTGGTTCGCCCCTTTACCAAACTGGCTGTTGTTCAGGTGAGCCGTCAGCGCTTCGGTACGTCCTATGATCTTAAAACCGAAGATTATGGCTGGGCATATGAAGCGCTGAGAGAGGAGGCGGCAAAGATTGGCGCCGACGCTGTCATTTTCTCGGAGGTCAAACTTGAAGCCTCTTCCTATCTGTTGTTTCCCATGGCCACTGTAGATGCCCGCGGAACTGCAATTCGATTTCGCTGA
- a CDS encoding phasin family protein yields MFELLEKALLTGLGAVSMTQKKAEELLTEMKEKYKLSEDEGKALLDKIQAMAKDSRERINEIAENEVKKTIERMGLVSREEFDRLQKRVQALENMVSDEDPGPEC; encoded by the coding sequence ATGTTCGAATTACTGGAAAAAGCTTTATTGACGGGACTCGGCGCAGTTTCCATGACACAGAAAAAGGCTGAGGAACTGCTGACGGAAATGAAGGAAAAGTATAAGCTGAGTGAAGATGAAGGGAAGGCCCTCCTCGATAAAATCCAGGCCATGGCCAAGGACAGCCGGGAACGCATCAATGAAATAGCCGAAAATGAGGTAAAGAAGACCATAGAGCGAATGGGCCTGGTATCTCGGGAGGAGTTCGACCGCTTGCAGAAGCGTGTGCAGGCCCTTGAAAATATGGTGAGCGACGAAGATCCAGGTCCTGAATGCTGA
- the ruvB gene encoding Holliday junction branch migration DNA helicase RuvB, whose amino-acid sequence MTRTITPDMTDDDLLEATLRPKSLDDYVGQEKAKGNLRVFIEAARGRGEALDHVLLYGPPGLGKTTLANIIACEMGVNIKSTSGPVIERPGDLAAILTNLETHDVLFIDEIHRLSHVVEEILYPAMEDFQLDIIIGQGPSARTIKLDLPKFTLVGATTRAGLLSSPLRDRFGVISRLEFYTIEELAFIITRSARILGMEIKPEGATELARRSRGTPRIANRLLRRVRDFAQVKADGVITLNVVQDALALLEIDHMGFDYMDRMILLTIIDKFGGGPVGLDTIAAAISEESDTIEDVYEPFLIQNGFLNRTPRGRVATRAAYEHFGRIVPEPPQGKLFQD is encoded by the coding sequence ATGACCCGGACCATTACTCCCGACATGACCGATGATGATCTCCTGGAAGCAACGCTGCGCCCCAAGTCACTGGACGACTATGTGGGCCAGGAAAAGGCCAAGGGGAACCTGCGGGTTTTCATCGAAGCCGCCCGGGGGCGGGGCGAAGCCCTGGATCATGTGCTTCTCTATGGGCCGCCCGGATTGGGAAAGACCACCCTGGCCAACATCATCGCCTGCGAAATGGGGGTCAACATCAAGTCCACTTCCGGGCCGGTCATCGAACGACCGGGGGACCTGGCCGCCATTCTCACCAATCTGGAAACCCACGATGTGCTCTTCATCGACGAGATCCACCGCCTTTCCCATGTGGTGGAAGAGATCCTCTACCCGGCCATGGAGGATTTCCAGCTGGATATCATCATCGGCCAGGGGCCAAGCGCCCGCACAATAAAGCTCGACCTGCCCAAATTCACCCTGGTGGGGGCGACGACACGGGCGGGGCTTCTGTCATCACCTTTAAGAGACCGCTTTGGCGTTATCTCCCGCCTGGAGTTCTACACCATTGAAGAACTGGCGTTCATCATCACCCGTTCGGCCCGCATTCTCGGCATGGAAATAAAACCGGAAGGGGCCACCGAGCTGGCCCGCCGCAGCCGTGGCACGCCAAGGATTGCCAATCGGCTCCTGCGCAGGGTCCGCGACTTCGCCCAGGTGAAGGCGGACGGCGTCATCACCCTCAACGTGGTGCAGGACGCCCTTGCTCTTCTGGAAATCGATCACATGGGCTTCGATTACATGGATCGCATGATCCTTTTGACCATCATCGACAAGTTCGGCGGCGGACCGGTGGGGCTTGACACCATTGCTGCCGCCATCAGCGAGGAAAGCGACACCATCGAGGATGTATACGAGCCTTTCCTGATCCAAAACGGCTTTCTCAACCGCACCCCGCGCGGCCGGGTCGCCACCAGGGCCGCCTATGAGCATTTCGGACGCATTGTACCTGAACCGCCGCAGGGCAAACTTTTCCAGGATTGA
- a CDS encoding epoxyqueuosine reductase QueH translates to MKILFHICCAPCAIYPVKEMRSSGMAVTGYFFNHNIHPYLEYRKRLETVREYAGLIDLEVIYQDEYRLEDFLSAVAAKPADRCLYCYSSRLAAAAAAAVEGGFDAYSSSLLYSRYQKHEIIRELGEKIGESYGIPFHYSDYRVGWQEGIQISKKMGIYRQQYCGCIYSEKDRYQPRPVSAKEPA, encoded by the coding sequence ATGAAAATACTGTTCCACATCTGCTGCGCCCCGTGCGCCATCTACCCGGTCAAGGAAATGCGCTCCAGCGGCATGGCCGTAACCGGCTATTTCTTCAACCACAATATTCACCCTTATCTGGAGTACCGGAAACGTTTGGAGACGGTCAGGGAATATGCGGGATTGATCGACCTGGAAGTCATCTACCAGGATGAATATCGCCTGGAAGACTTTCTTTCAGCGGTCGCTGCCAAACCGGCTGATCGTTGTCTCTACTGCTACAGCTCCCGTCTGGCGGCTGCGGCAGCTGCTGCAGTAGAAGGGGGCTTCGATGCCTACTCTTCTTCTCTTCTGTACAGCAGATACCAAAAGCACGAAATTATTCGGGAGCTTGGAGAAAAAATAGGCGAAAGCTACGGCATCCCCTTCCATTACAGCGATTACCGCGTGGGCTGGCAAGAAGGTATTCAAATATCTAAAAAGATGGGCATCTATCGCCAGCAATACTGCGGTTGCATCTACAGCGAGAAAGACCGTTATCAGCCGCGACCGGTTTCGGCGAAGGAACCTGCATGA
- the ruvA gene encoding Holliday junction branch migration protein RuvA yields MIALLTGKLAHKSPDFIILDVNGVGYRVQIPFSTYYALPEGGSSVSLNIFTHVKEDAINLYGFRTMEEKEMFQLLISVSGIGPKLGNGILSNIEAQNLSDALIRGDLARLATIPGIGKKTAERLVLELREKVKKLGHGPLQQDVAPADAHNDMRDDVVSALVNLGYKEAVVQKTVDEIGVAADATVESLLKQALKKLMK; encoded by the coding sequence ATGATAGCGCTTTTAACAGGAAAGCTCGCCCACAAATCGCCGGACTTCATCATTCTCGACGTGAACGGCGTCGGCTACCGGGTGCAGATTCCCTTTTCCACCTACTATGCCCTTCCTGAGGGGGGCAGCAGCGTCTCCCTCAATATATTCACCCATGTCAAGGAAGATGCCATCAACCTCTACGGCTTCAGGACCATGGAGGAGAAGGAAATGTTCCAACTCCTTATTTCTGTGTCCGGTATCGGTCCCAAGCTGGGGAATGGCATACTCTCCAACATTGAAGCACAAAATCTTTCCGACGCCCTGATCAGGGGGGACTTGGCCAGACTGGCCACCATACCGGGGATCGGCAAGAAGACCGCCGAGCGGCTGGTGCTGGAACTGCGGGAAAAGGTGAAGAAACTCGGGCATGGACCCCTGCAGCAGGATGTGGCCCCGGCCGACGCCCACAACGATATGAGAGATGATGTGGTTTCCGCTCTCGTCAATCTGGGATATAAGGAAGCGGTTGTACAGAAGACTGTGGATGAAATAGGCGTAGCCGCAGATGCCACCGTCGAGTCCCTTCTCAAACAGGCATTGAAGAAGCTGATGAAATGA